A window of Cohnella herbarum contains these coding sequences:
- a CDS encoding response regulator transcription factor: protein MRILIVEDELDLQEAIADGLRIEGYAVDTCDNGEAAYELLFEVNYDLVVLDLNLPKMDGLEVLAKIRDEKPELKVLILSARSSVHDKVKGLDIGANDYLAKPFDFAELEARIRNLLRRKFVQESSMLSSGAIKVDLSKRIALVNENEISLTKKEFALLEYFLLNKDRVVSQEELIEHVWDQNADSFSGAIRVHIATLRKKLKAILSYDPIGTKIGEGYWLSDKGGDVNA from the coding sequence ATGAGGATCCTTATTGTAGAGGACGAGCTTGATTTGCAGGAAGCGATTGCAGATGGGCTTAGAATAGAGGGTTATGCCGTTGATACCTGTGACAACGGTGAAGCCGCTTACGAGCTTTTATTTGAAGTAAATTATGACTTGGTCGTACTTGACTTAAACCTTCCGAAAATGGATGGGCTTGAGGTTTTAGCAAAGATACGAGATGAAAAGCCCGAGTTGAAGGTACTTATTCTCAGTGCCAGAAGTAGCGTTCATGACAAAGTAAAAGGGTTAGATATAGGGGCAAACGATTATTTGGCGAAGCCGTTTGATTTTGCCGAGCTGGAAGCAAGAATACGGAATTTGTTAAGGCGAAAGTTTGTGCAAGAAAGCAGTATGCTTTCCAGCGGTGCAATTAAAGTCGATTTGTCAAAGCGTATTGCACTTGTTAATGAGAATGAGATCTCGCTTACAAAAAAAGAATTTGCATTGCTTGAATACTTCTTGCTTAACAAGGATAGGGTGGTTAGCCAAGAAGAACTGATTGAGCATGTCTGGGATCAGAATGCGGATAGCTTCAGCGGTGCTATTCGAGTTCATATCGCCACTCTCCGAAAGAAGCTGAAAGCTATTTTAAGTTATGACCCCATTGGAACGAAAATCGGCGAAGGATACTGGTTGTCGGATAAGGGGGGCGATGTGAATGCTTAA
- a CDS encoding AraC family transcriptional regulator — translation MDINDLIVLWNHADCKIIDIRRITIKAGESISSYYVPSSLFLLSIRGDATANLGREFHRMQRFTVLHTGKGTILDINAGNEGLEYYSVYYKAIMNHPVPLELVTLLKQERPFDHSYSITPENPVALHRIMGMMFKHWGERQPLARLRVRTLFYQFVHELLHQMQAQGVSSAKRDLAVQIAAIIHEDYAESITLESLSESLNYSVPHVSSYFKIRTGLSPIDYLIKVRIDRAAALLLETDATLKEIAMGVGYQDPSYLGRLFKKYKGVSPMRYRERYAEKKRLEDSPSITMGSSIVPFDSFHYTDTIDNDYQYQGDGEGDLFMFNHSKPIRLSVLLLSFVLALSACGTNDAAETTTAQPSPSNTPVASEQPKTRIVKTVNGDVEIPLHPQRIVAGEYLGSLIALGVTPIGTSDHHIKNPYFQEYLKDVENIGEGNGNKEKILSLEPDLIIVDDFYPELNEQMSKIAPTVVIPYASLKTVHEEVAYFGELLDREEEAKAWLSDYDERIANAKENVLKAIPADSAFSVLELNGKEIMAVGTSFGKGGQSIYNGFGFKPPADFAAQMADPGWAAFSVELLPKYAGDYMILTSNSKTLDQLKSEPIWESLPAIRNNRVFVWTSDRSGYWDPIAILSQTEELAAWLTSL, via the coding sequence ATGGATATCAATGATCTTATTGTTCTATGGAATCATGCGGATTGTAAAATCATAGATATTCGTCGCATCACGATCAAAGCCGGCGAATCCATAAGTTCCTATTATGTGCCGTCAAGCCTATTTCTCTTGTCGATTCGCGGTGATGCTACAGCTAATCTGGGGCGGGAATTTCATCGCATGCAGCGTTTTACGGTGCTTCATACAGGGAAAGGTACAATTCTTGACATTAACGCGGGCAACGAAGGTCTAGAATACTATAGCGTTTATTATAAAGCGATTATGAATCACCCGGTACCCTTAGAGCTTGTCACGCTATTGAAGCAGGAGCGCCCTTTTGATCATTCGTACAGCATAACGCCGGAGAATCCGGTAGCGCTGCATCGGATAATGGGCATGATGTTTAAGCATTGGGGGGAACGGCAGCCTCTTGCGCGTTTGCGCGTTCGGACTTTATTCTATCAGTTCGTGCATGAGTTGCTTCATCAAATGCAGGCGCAAGGAGTCAGTTCGGCTAAACGCGATCTGGCCGTTCAGATCGCCGCTATCATTCATGAGGATTATGCGGAATCTATTACGCTGGAATCCTTATCGGAAAGCCTGAACTATAGTGTTCCCCATGTATCCTCCTACTTCAAAATCCGTACAGGACTCAGCCCGATCGACTACTTAATCAAGGTGCGCATCGATAGAGCGGCGGCGCTGCTGCTCGAGACAGATGCTACGCTGAAAGAAATCGCCATGGGCGTCGGCTATCAAGATCCAAGCTATTTGGGTAGATTGTTCAAAAAGTACAAGGGCGTTTCCCCGATGCGCTATAGAGAAAGGTATGCCGAGAAGAAGAGACTAGAAGATAGTCCGTCCATAACCATGGGATCCTCCATTGTCCCCTTCGATTCATTTCACTATACTGATACCATTGATAACGATTATCAGTATCAAGGTGACGGAGAGGGAGATTTATTCATGTTTAATCATTCAAAGCCAATAAGGTTATCGGTATTGCTGTTAAGCTTCGTTCTGGCGCTGAGCGCATGCGGCACGAACGATGCTGCGGAGACAACTACCGCGCAGCCTAGCCCCAGCAATACGCCGGTTGCATCGGAGCAACCTAAAACCAGAATCGTCAAAACGGTTAACGGCGACGTGGAGATTCCCCTGCATCCTCAACGAATCGTTGCGGGCGAGTATCTCGGCAGTCTGATCGCGCTTGGCGTTACGCCTATCGGTACCTCCGATCATCATATTAAAAATCCTTATTTTCAGGAGTACTTAAAAGACGTCGAGAATATAGGGGAAGGTAACGGCAACAAAGAGAAAATCTTATCGCTTGAACCCGATCTGATCATTGTGGACGACTTCTATCCCGAGCTGAACGAGCAGATGTCGAAAATCGCGCCCACGGTCGTCATTCCGTACGCATCCTTAAAAACGGTACACGAGGAGGTTGCGTATTTCGGCGAGCTGCTTGATCGAGAAGAAGAGGCGAAAGCTTGGCTTTCCGACTATGATGAGCGCATCGCCAATGCCAAGGAAAACGTGTTGAAGGCTATTCCTGCGGACAGCGCCTTTTCGGTACTTGAATTAAACGGCAAAGAGATTATGGCCGTCGGAACCAGCTTCGGTAAAGGCGGACAATCGATATACAATGGATTCGGCTTCAAGCCTCCCGCGGATTTCGCCGCTCAAATGGCCGATCCCGGATGGGCCGCCTTCTCTGTCGAACTATTGCCGAAGTATGCGGGAGACTATATGATTCTGACTTCCAATTCGAAAACGCTGGATCAACTTAAATCGGAACCGATCTGGGAGTCGCTGCCGGCCATCAGAAACAATCGCGTGTTTGTATGGACAAGCGATCGCTCCGGGTATTGGGACCCGATAGCGATACTGAGCCAGACCGAAGAATTGGCCGCTTGGCTGACGAGCCTTTAA
- a CDS encoding ABC transporter substrate-binding protein: protein MNLKRRWALALLALVVVLSGCSSSNVGSGGGGSSNEHSGQDGTTIEISMMSANPYLDEAIKQYKKIRPDIHIEVKEYKATPQTEENTSTEPLTKGDIEKYVQTVSTQLMSGKGADIIVMNELPKDKYVAKNMLVNFYDLMDEDSKFDRNQYYQNIFKYSQNGDGLYAMPFSFALDAFTGNKELLKQANSKIDDQTWTWDEFKTISKKFKEHVSGDYATFGNLFPTQLLSEYIESNYDKLIDQGQANFDSDLFRDMMKQIKSMYDEGDLSAEPIEYSESLFNNANLLDPTTGLAQVLDPKFNIYKKPTVNGQNNGTPFKSYFTLGMNSKSKVQDEAWNFIKFMLSEDMQSTPMVGGFALHKGVVEKQLKDAKQQAVAGTLLGQKVDANTVESKIKELQKLIEGASTNLSSDFKVVSIAVEEFDSYMSGQKSVEDVSKLIQNRVNTYINE from the coding sequence ATGAATTTGAAGAGAAGATGGGCATTGGCCTTATTAGCATTGGTAGTCGTATTATCGGGATGCTCTAGCAGTAACGTGGGATCAGGTGGAGGAGGGTCATCTAATGAACATTCAGGTCAAGATGGCACAACGATTGAGATTTCAATGATGTCGGCAAATCCTTATTTGGATGAAGCCATTAAGCAATATAAAAAAATCCGTCCAGATATCCACATTGAAGTTAAAGAGTATAAAGCGACACCTCAAACGGAGGAAAATACATCGACTGAGCCCTTAACAAAAGGCGATATCGAGAAATATGTACAAACGGTCAGCACGCAGTTGATGTCTGGCAAAGGGGCAGACATTATCGTAATGAATGAACTGCCGAAGGACAAATATGTTGCCAAGAACATGCTGGTTAATTTCTATGATCTAATGGATGAAGACTCTAAATTTGATCGAAATCAGTACTATCAGAATATCTTTAAATACTCCCAGAATGGAGATGGTTTGTATGCTATGCCATTCTCATTTGCCCTTGACGCGTTTACTGGGAATAAAGAGTTGTTAAAACAAGCTAACAGTAAAATCGATGATCAGACCTGGACATGGGATGAGTTCAAAACAATTTCAAAGAAGTTTAAGGAACACGTTAGTGGGGATTATGCCACATTTGGTAATCTATTCCCAACTCAACTGTTATCTGAGTATATAGAGTCTAATTATGATAAGCTCATTGATCAAGGTCAAGCCAATTTCGATTCCGACCTGTTTCGAGATATGATGAAGCAAATCAAATCGATGTATGATGAAGGTGATCTCAGCGCCGAACCTATCGAATATTCCGAATCCTTGTTCAACAATGCTAACCTCCTAGATCCAACAACAGGCTTGGCTCAAGTCCTTGATCCCAAGTTTAATATTTATAAAAAGCCAACTGTAAATGGACAAAATAACGGAACGCCATTTAAGTCGTATTTCACTTTAGGCATGAACAGCAAGTCTAAAGTTCAAGATGAAGCTTGGAATTTTATTAAGTTCATGCTTTCCGAGGATATGCAATCTACGCCAATGGTAGGAGGCTTTGCATTGCATAAGGGAGTTGTGGAGAAACAGCTCAAGGATGCCAAGCAGCAGGCAGTAGCGGGTACACTTCTTGGACAGAAGGTTGATGCTAATACAGTAGAAAGCAAGATTAAAGAATTGCAAAAGCTCATAGAGGGGGCGAGTACGAATTTATCTAGTGATTTCAAGGTCGTTTCCATTGCGGTTGAAGAATTTGATTCCTATATGAGCGGCCAGAAATCAGTTGAAGATGTTAGCAAGCTGATTCAAAACCGAGTCAACACTTACATTAACGAGTAA
- a CDS encoding carbohydrate ABC transporter permease gives MRLSILARKEILVALCFLAPSLIGFALFYLIPFGQSIIFSFENPSGEAGLSLANYESLLASSSFQKAMGNTFWFTIIGVPILIVLSLALAVMLNKRVFFRNWLRTSYVLPLVVPVASIVLVWQILFDWNGFFNHVLEWLGIDRIDWMKSEWAQGVIIVIYVWKNIGYNVILFLAGLQNIPDQYYEIANLEGASWARKLQITLIYLIPTGFLVMLMSILNSFKVFREIYLVAGDYPHDSIYMLQHYMNNMFLSLDIQKLSAAACLMVLCILVIVLMLFSVERKFRSFME, from the coding sequence GTGAGATTATCAATTTTGGCTCGCAAGGAGATTCTTGTGGCTCTCTGCTTCCTTGCTCCGAGCTTAATTGGTTTTGCTCTATTTTATTTAATTCCGTTTGGTCAAAGTATTATTTTTTCTTTTGAGAATCCAAGCGGAGAGGCAGGGTTGTCGCTTGCCAATTATGAGAGCCTATTAGCCAGTTCATCCTTTCAAAAGGCAATGGGGAATACGTTCTGGTTTACTATTATTGGCGTTCCCATTCTAATTGTATTGTCACTTGCCCTTGCCGTGATGCTTAACAAACGAGTCTTCTTTCGAAACTGGCTGCGCACCTCTTATGTACTACCACTGGTTGTTCCAGTAGCTTCGATCGTCCTCGTATGGCAGATCCTATTCGATTGGAATGGTTTTTTTAATCATGTATTGGAGTGGCTTGGAATCGATCGGATCGATTGGATGAAATCAGAGTGGGCGCAAGGAGTCATTATCGTTATCTATGTATGGAAAAACATTGGCTATAACGTGATTCTATTCTTGGCCGGTTTGCAAAATATCCCTGATCAATATTACGAGATAGCAAACCTGGAAGGAGCAAGCTGGGCTCGTAAGCTGCAGATCACCTTGATTTATTTAATACCGACCGGATTTTTAGTTATGCTGATGTCGATTCTGAACTCATTCAAGGTATTTCGGGAAATCTATTTGGTTGCGGGTGACTATCCACATGACAGCATCTATATGCTCCAGCACTATATGAACAATATGTTCTTATCGCTCGATATTCAGAAGCTGTCGGCTGCAGCATGCTTGATGGTGCTCTGCATTTTAGTTATTGTACTGATGCTCTTCAGCGTTGAACGAAAGTTCCGTTCATTTATGGAGTAA
- a CDS encoding sensor histidine kinase: MLKKMSIRLRLTVMTVALLTVCCVGLTFILNISADTMATKIDATLILPAKEVGEDGRVNESPQSPAIGIISPVPSVDSQRARMDFRMDSIIYMLLVIIGGGFLTYYISGKALKPLDMLNTQVKNINVHNLSETLSVPPTKDEIAELTVTFNEMTDKLDNAFMMQARFSASAAHELRTPLAVLQTKVDVFKKREDHTNEEYDALISVIEKQTSRLRGLVGNLLDMTNMDDNGEQSSICVKDIFEEMISELDHIAKDRHVTLSLDCDNSMVTGNIDLLYRAFYNLVENGINYNVDGGKVEVVVNRLSKDQVSIQIKDTGIGIAETDKKHILEPFYRADQSRSRQMAGAGLGLTIVDSIMKKHRGTLTVTDNENGGTCFHVILNG, from the coding sequence ATGCTTAAAAAAATGTCAATTCGACTGCGACTTACGGTTATGACCGTAGCGCTTTTGACAGTTTGTTGCGTTGGTCTTACTTTCATACTTAATATTTCTGCGGATACAATGGCTACAAAGATTGATGCAACCTTGATATTACCGGCAAAAGAGGTCGGCGAAGATGGACGGGTTAATGAAAGCCCTCAATCACCGGCAATCGGCATAATATCTCCTGTTCCCTCTGTTGATTCTCAAAGAGCAAGAATGGATTTTAGAATGGACAGCATAATATATATGCTCTTAGTTATTATTGGCGGCGGATTCTTAACCTATTACATTTCGGGCAAGGCATTAAAACCTCTTGATATGCTAAATACTCAAGTGAAAAACATAAATGTGCATAATCTATCGGAAACATTATCCGTGCCGCCTACAAAGGATGAAATCGCGGAGCTTACCGTCACGTTTAACGAAATGACGGATAAGCTGGATAATGCTTTTATGATGCAAGCCAGATTTTCCGCAAGTGCGGCCCACGAGCTTAGAACGCCTCTTGCCGTGTTGCAAACAAAGGTTGATGTATTTAAGAAGAGAGAAGATCATACAAACGAGGAATACGACGCTCTTATTTCCGTTATCGAAAAGCAAACGAGTCGCTTGAGAGGACTCGTCGGCAACCTGCTGGACATGACGAATATGGACGACAACGGAGAGCAAAGCAGCATTTGCGTAAAGGATATTTTCGAGGAAATGATTTCCGAGCTTGATCACATAGCAAAAGATAGACATGTCACGTTGAGCTTAGATTGCGATAACAGCATGGTTACCGGAAATATCGACTTACTGTATCGTGCTTTTTACAACCTTGTGGAAAACGGCATTAATTACAATGTTGACGGAGGCAAGGTTGAAGTCGTTGTAAATAGATTAAGTAAGGATCAGGTTTCAATCCAGATTAAAGATACAGGCATCGGCATTGCCGAAACGGATAAAAAGCATATCTTGGAGCCTTTTTATCGTGCGGACCAATCACGCTCCCGACAAATGGCCGGTGCTGGCTTAGGGCTTACGATTGTCGACAGCATTATGAAAAAGCATCGAGGTACGCTTACGGTTACCGACAATGAAAATGGCGGAACTTGCTTTCATGTCATCTTGAATGGGTAA
- the lspA gene encoding signal peptidase II produces the protein MYFYLIIAAALVIDIATKIAIRMHLELGETTEILGGGFRLIHLVNTGSTGNLFHGWGRALAILVILLTGIALYMRRQGKLRGTYMQVCVALIIGGALGNAVDRIVYNHVTDFLFFSEAATMNFADIWVFTGLFLLVVRQLFLTFKPSSTQVKKM, from the coding sequence ATGTACTTCTATTTGATTATCGCGGCCGCTCTTGTCATCGATATAGCAACGAAAATCGCGATTCGCATGCACTTGGAGCTCGGAGAAACGACGGAAATTCTAGGAGGAGGTTTCCGGCTGATCCACCTCGTCAATACGGGATCTACCGGAAACCTATTTCACGGATGGGGAAGAGCTCTGGCGATTCTGGTTATTCTGTTGACGGGGATTGCTCTTTATATGCGTCGGCAAGGAAAACTACGCGGAACGTACATGCAAGTTTGCGTCGCGCTTATCATCGGCGGGGCACTCGGCAACGCCGTCGATCGGATCGTGTACAATCATGTGACCGACTTCCTCTTCTTCTCCGAGGCGGCGACGATGAATTTTGCGGATATTTGGGTATTTACGGGATTGTTCCTGCTGGTCGTCCGGCAATTATTCCTTACGTTCAAGCCTTCCTCGACTCAAGTAAAAAAGATGTAG
- a CDS encoding efflux RND transporter periplasmic adaptor subunit, protein MTSISKRQRLTAVLFILFFAILAGLTFFSSTLETMMLPKVITEKLVSKTLVHHVNGSGVLTPRKQVELLNESGSKILKIHVKENDEVKKGQKLVTFDSSELDEQLYQEEMALKKQNMNREVLKENLKIALRDGDEQAIDKAKRDFELDNMDLEIAQRKLNKLRKEKADKQTLTAPFDGKVTKITEEISMNASQGGAILTLMDSGKGFEFLFAVDSGNTALFEIGSQVSVRLVKDNRLVNGTIQEIVVATKENSEDSTEESSYQVVVSITDDGIQGGEQVSLDIKKESNEKGFALPKKWVHKDATGSYVYVVEEKKSSLGNTFNARKAYILTGDSTEDEVVAVSGLSPQDEIIIESSEPLQEGNRIRIY, encoded by the coding sequence ATGACAAGCATATCTAAGCGACAACGTTTAACGGCTGTTTTGTTTATATTGTTCTTCGCGATATTGGCCGGCCTGACTTTCTTTAGTAGCACACTCGAAACGATGATGCTGCCCAAAGTGATTACGGAGAAGCTTGTTTCTAAAACATTGGTCCATCATGTTAACGGGAGTGGAGTCCTTACGCCGCGAAAGCAGGTGGAATTGCTGAATGAGAGTGGCTCTAAAATTTTGAAGATTCATGTTAAAGAGAATGATGAGGTAAAGAAGGGTCAGAAGCTCGTGACATTCGACAGCTCTGAACTGGATGAGCAGCTATACCAAGAGGAAATGGCGCTGAAAAAGCAAAATATGAATCGGGAGGTGTTGAAGGAGAACCTAAAGATTGCGCTTCGAGATGGTGATGAGCAAGCCATTGACAAAGCTAAGCGAGATTTTGAACTGGATAACATGGATCTTGAAATCGCGCAAAGAAAATTGAATAAGCTGCGTAAAGAAAAGGCGGACAAGCAAACGCTGACTGCCCCCTTTGATGGCAAAGTTACAAAGATTACAGAAGAGATCAGCATGAATGCCTCACAAGGCGGGGCAATACTGACACTTATGGATAGTGGCAAAGGCTTCGAATTTTTATTTGCTGTCGATTCGGGGAATACGGCATTATTCGAGATCGGGTCTCAGGTTTCCGTTCGATTGGTAAAAGATAATAGATTGGTTAACGGTACCATTCAAGAGATTGTAGTAGCAACGAAAGAAAATAGTGAAGATTCAACCGAAGAATCCAGTTATCAGGTTGTCGTTTCCATCACCGATGATGGAATTCAAGGCGGGGAACAAGTAAGTCTAGATATAAAGAAGGAATCGAATGAAAAAGGTTTTGCGTTACCAAAGAAATGGGTTCATAAAGATGCAACTGGAAGCTACGTCTATGTCGTTGAGGAGAAGAAAAGCTCACTCGGCAATACGTTCAATGCACGCAAAGCTTATATTTTAACAGGTGATTCAACCGAGGATGAAGTCGTAGCAGTGAGCGGGTTAAGTCCACAGGATGAGATCATTATTGAATCAAGTGAACCCCTGCAGGAAGGTAATCGAATCCGAATTTATTGA
- a CDS encoding carbohydrate ABC transporter permease translates to MNKKQIQVRTLLLTIFLTVIALVMLFPVVLTIVSSVMTEKEIMLNYGMLGSTQVNDFANLKLIPDWVSFEQFFKVLISTSQFLRMFWNSVFMVVPIIIGQVVVATLAAFAFAKLRFPGRESLFIVYLITMLMPFQVTLVPNYIMSDRLGLINSPSSIILPGIFAAFGVFLLRQFMLQIPNAYMEAAKMDGAGYFRSFVTIVLPMVKPGMAALVVLLFADYWNMVEQPLVFLQDAALQPLSIFLSRLQEDALGVSFAAAVLYMMPMILLFLLAERYFIEGIELSGIKG, encoded by the coding sequence ATGAACAAGAAACAGATACAGGTAAGAACACTGCTACTCACGATCTTCTTAACCGTAATCGCACTTGTTATGCTGTTTCCTGTTGTACTGACAATTGTAAGCTCCGTGATGACGGAGAAGGAAATTATGCTGAATTACGGCATGTTGGGGAGTACGCAGGTAAATGATTTTGCGAATTTGAAGCTGATTCCAGATTGGGTTTCGTTCGAGCAATTTTTCAAGGTACTTATTTCAACCTCGCAATTTCTTCGTATGTTTTGGAATTCTGTATTTATGGTGGTTCCAATTATTATAGGTCAGGTCGTGGTGGCAACATTAGCGGCATTTGCATTTGCGAAGCTGCGTTTTCCTGGCAGAGAGTCATTATTTATTGTGTATCTGATCACTATGCTCATGCCGTTTCAGGTCACACTTGTGCCGAATTACATCATGTCTGATCGATTGGGGCTTATTAATAGCCCGAGTTCCATTATTTTACCAGGAATATTTGCAGCGTTTGGCGTGTTCCTGCTCAGACAATTTATGCTCCAGATTCCAAATGCTTATATGGAAGCTGCGAAAATGGACGGGGCGGGCTATTTCCGTTCCTTTGTCACGATCGTCCTGCCTATGGTGAAACCTGGCATGGCAGCGCTGGTTGTTCTGCTGTTTGCAGATTACTGGAATATGGTGGAGCAGCCGCTGGTCTTTCTACAGGATGCCGCTTTACAGCCCTTGTCCATTTTCCTATCTCGCTTGCAGGAAGATGCACTAGGGGTATCCTTTGCTGCTGCGGTCTTATATATGATGCCTATGATTCTCTTGTTTCTTCTTGCGGAACGGTATTTTATTGAGGGCATAGAACTTTCTGGAATTAAAGGATAG
- a CDS encoding SDR family oxidoreductase → MACEAGPQGIRVICLRSSGSRDMPGVREAMRIHANNAGISIEELEANNAESTLLKKLPKLAEVADVAVLLASDRASTITGAIANVTCGGIVD, encoded by the coding sequence TTGGCTTGTGAGGCCGGCCCGCAAGGTATTCGAGTCATTTGTCTGAGGTCAAGCGGTTCGCGGGATATGCCCGGAGTGAGAGAAGCCATGCGTATTCATGCTAATAATGCCGGTATCTCCATCGAGGAGTTGGAGGCGAACAATGCGGAGAGCACGCTGCTGAAGAAGCTGCCGAAGCTGGCCGAAGTGGCAGACGTGGCGGTATTGTTGGCATCCGATCGCGCCAGTACAATCACAGGAGCGATTGCCAACGTTACTTGCGGCGGTATTGTCGATTAA
- a CDS encoding ABC transporter ATP-binding protein/permease, whose amino-acid sequence MEQDYDGEVYFCGKSIKDLNPNEKSYYYNHIFGFIWQDFNLLEDLSVLDNVLLPQYLKNNGNQKNAETILKDLGIFDLARKKVKYLSGGQKQRVAIARELMKNPRVIIADEPTSALDEKTAKTTMDILKAIAKNRTVIVVTHDTNLIDNKSNLISLDKGELIASPQPIVTITANPKYDESHSLSIKKACTLTKTNVKSKFGRFIVSTLALMVAGVLCLTTVSGTIGDSSQGEFDKLINTYGEGLKDISVVGSFMSAGGTDGNQEEKPNADVTQDIGGLYEQYIGDKRVDFTAFSQAFNDIQLTVGGKQYQVQSTGSTPSINKLLAGKMPMGKVNEVVVPEGFVKTLGLSNEQAIGKEIDFSSTMYNWDTGEPVKKDASITATIVGVADTTVYYDYQGELKEYSVDDAFFFSKVALDDLRRQADIKNNNINFIIRAKTPADMISIKDELNEDGIVPLGRFELVEDIVRLNKQTTEQSGSSSVIIGVLAVVMVIAVFLITGFMRRREFAIYKVSGFHNAHLSLLNLTDRISETITAILLMLVASPLINVATKGLFNASILNSKMLLTGALLIALAAVAAYFTTAIAILKTHTITALKTGDR is encoded by the coding sequence ATGGAACAAGATTACGATGGCGAAGTTTATTTTTGCGGCAAGAGCATTAAAGATTTAAATCCCAACGAAAAAAGCTATTATTACAACCATATTTTCGGATTTATTTGGCAGGACTTTAATTTGCTCGAGGATTTATCGGTCTTAGACAATGTGTTGTTACCCCAGTATCTAAAGAACAATGGGAATCAAAAGAACGCTGAAACCATTTTAAAAGACCTCGGAATATTTGACCTCGCACGCAAAAAAGTGAAATATCTCTCCGGCGGTCAAAAGCAGCGCGTTGCCATCGCAAGAGAGCTTATGAAAAATCCGCGAGTAATCATTGCTGACGAGCCAACAAGCGCCTTGGACGAAAAAACCGCGAAAACAACAATGGATATTCTGAAAGCTATCGCTAAAAACAGGACGGTTATCGTTGTCACCCACGATACCAATCTGATTGATAATAAATCAAACCTAATAAGCTTGGATAAAGGAGAGTTGATTGCATCACCGCAACCTATCGTAACGATAACGGCAAATCCTAAATACGATGAAAGTCATTCCTTATCTATCAAAAAAGCTTGTACGCTCACCAAAACGAATGTTAAAAGTAAATTCGGGCGATTTATCGTATCCACCCTGGCTCTAATGGTGGCTGGAGTATTATGTCTTACAACCGTAAGCGGGACAATCGGGGATAGCAGTCAAGGCGAGTTTGACAAGCTGATTAATACGTATGGCGAAGGACTCAAAGATATTAGCGTCGTTGGCAGTTTTATGAGCGCGGGGGGAACGGACGGCAATCAGGAAGAAAAGCCGAACGCTGACGTCACGCAGGATATTGGCGGATTATATGAGCAATATATCGGCGATAAGCGTGTTGATTTTACGGCTTTTTCACAAGCGTTTAATGATATCCAATTAACGGTTGGCGGCAAACAATATCAAGTACAAAGCACAGGCAGTACTCCTTCAATCAACAAGTTGTTAGCGGGAAAAATGCCGATGGGCAAAGTTAACGAGGTTGTTGTCCCGGAAGGTTTCGTTAAAACATTGGGACTATCGAACGAGCAAGCTATAGGGAAAGAAATTGATTTTAGCAGCACGATGTACAATTGGGACACCGGCGAGCCCGTTAAAAAAGACGCGTCCATAACCGCAACCATAGTCGGCGTTGCAGATACGACCGTCTATTATGACTATCAAGGGGAATTGAAGGAGTATTCCGTCGATGATGCCTTCTTTTTCAGCAAGGTCGCGCTTGACGATCTGAGACGGCAGGCAGACATTAAAAATAACAACATCAACTTTATTATCCGTGCCAAGACTCCTGCCGATATGATTTCGATTAAAGACGAGCTTAACGAGGATGGCATTGTCCCTCTTGGAAGATTCGAGCTTGTCGAGGATATCGTTAGATTAAATAAGCAAACAACCGAACAGTCAGGCTCTTCTAGCGTGATCATAGGCGTTTTAGCTGTCGTTATGGTGATTGCCGTCTTCCTTATCACAGGTTTTATGAGAAGAAGAGAATTTGCGATTTATAAAGTCAGCGGCTTTCACAATGCTCATTTGAGCTTGCTTAACTTGACGGATAGGATCTCCGAAACCATTACCGCGATCCTGTTAATGCTTGTTGCATCGCCGCTTATCAATGTAGCTACCAAAGGCTTGTTTAACGCAAGTATTCTTAATTCAAAGATGTTATTAACGGGGGCGCTGTTGATTGCTTTAGCAGCCGTCGCGGCTTACTTTACGACAGCTATCGCCATCCTAAAGACCCATACAATCACAGCCTTGAAGACAGGTGACCGATAA